A window of Deltaproteobacteria bacterium contains these coding sequences:
- a CDS encoding response regulator: protein MNEKILVVDDEEGIRLLYKEELMDEGLDVHLAASGEEALAKLEKDKFDLVVLDIKMPGMDGIEVLRRIKEKWKNLPVILSTAYHHYKQEFGTWASDAYVVKSSDLKELKTTIKDILNTGKR from the coding sequence ATGAATGAAAAGATCCTTGTAGTAGATGATGAGGAAGGAATAAGGCTTTTATACAAGGAAGAACTTATGGACGAAGGGCTGGATGTGCATCTGGCAGCATCAGGAGAAGAGGCCCTTGCCAAACTTGAGAAGGATAAATTTGACCTCGTAGTCCTTGATATAAAGATGCCCGGAATGGACGGCATAGAGGTGCTCCGAAGGATAAAGGAAAAATGGAAAAACCTTCCAGTAATCTTATCTACTGCCTATCATCACTATAAACAGGAATTCGGCACATGGGCGTCCGACGCATATGTGGTAAAATCATCTGACCTGAAGGAATTAAAAACAACCATTAAGGACATACTTAATACTGGCAAGAGATAG
- a CDS encoding BON domain-containing protein, producing MQENEILKTIKASLEKELHIDPVKHPIHLKMEGNAIIMEGVVNSIAHKKMAILIAMGIPGTSGVIDRLRVRPAKEMGDKEIKNHICDAFTEEPTLRNIPIGVEVNNGIVDIEGAVPSLSHKRLAGLLAWWVPGSADVINSLEVIPPEEDSDDEITDAVMLALEKDTLVNHSNIKATTKNCVVTLDGVVHSEASKNAAEDDAWYVWGVNEVVSRLNVVR from the coding sequence ATGCAAGAAAATGAGATATTGAAGACCATAAAGGCATCGCTGGAAAAGGAGCTGCATATTGACCCTGTAAAACACCCTATCCATCTCAAAATGGAAGGGAATGCCATTATAATGGAAGGGGTAGTGAATAGCATTGCCCACAAGAAAATGGCCATTCTTATTGCAATGGGTATCCCGGGAACATCAGGCGTTATTGACAGGCTTAGGGTAAGGCCTGCGAAAGAGATGGGAGATAAGGAGATAAAAAACCATATCTGCGATGCCTTTACCGAGGAACCAACCCTCAGGAATATCCCGATAGGGGTAGAGGTCAACAACGGCATTGTTGACATAGAAGGGGCTGTGCCGTCTTTAAGCCATAAGCGGCTTGCAGGGCTTCTTGCATGGTGGGTGCCTGGCAGTGCGGATGTCATAAACAGCCTTGAGGTTATTCCGCCAGAAGAGGATTCGGATGATGAAATAACAGACGCAGTCATGCTTGCGCTGGAAAAAGACACACTGGTAAATCACAGCAACATAAAAGCCACAACCAAAAACTGTGTCGTAACCCTGGATGGTGTTGTGCACAGCGAGGCTTCAAAAAACGCTGCAGAAGATGATGCGTGGTATGTTTGGGGTGTGAATGAGGTGGTGAGCAGGTTGAACGTGGTGAGATGA
- a CDS encoding WYL domain-containing protein translates to MVASLRTWAKNQKIKEQKDGSIILEIKTSGFWDVKKWVLSFGAEAKVLKPEKLRKALSEEFTEARKYYD, encoded by the coding sequence TTGGTAGCATCCTTAAGAACATGGGCTAAAAATCAAAAGATTAAAGAGCAAAAAGATGGCTCAATAATCCTTGAGATTAAGACATCCGGCTTTTGGGATGTAAAAAAATGGGTATTGTCATTCGGCGCAGAGGCAAAGGTGTTGAAACCGGAGAAATTAAGAAAGGCACTATCTGAAGAGTTTACAGAGGCAAGAAAATATTATGACTAA
- a CDS encoding HIT domain-containing protein, giving the protein MKQIWAPWRAEYIFGQKSNKCIFCKGSSKDDKKDLLLYRGDFAAVMMNRFPYNNGHLLVYPWKHTSLLEDMEKEETLELFRLIQDSIAILKKEMAPGGFNIGMNLGREAGAGIEEHIHFHIVPRWNGDTNFMPVIGEVRVLPEHLQATYDKLYPYFEKLKLPS; this is encoded by the coding sequence ATGAAACAGATTTGGGCGCCCTGGCGCGCAGAGTATATCTTCGGACAAAAATCTAATAAGTGCATATTTTGCAAAGGGAGCAGCAAGGACGACAAAAAGGATCTGCTTCTTTACAGAGGGGATTTTGCGGCTGTTATGATGAATAGGTTTCCTTATAACAACGGCCATCTTCTTGTGTATCCGTGGAAACACACAAGCCTGTTGGAAGATATGGAAAAAGAAGAAACATTAGAGCTTTTTAGACTCATACAAGATTCTATTGCAATCCTGAAAAAAGAAATGGCTCCGGGTGGATTTAATATAGGCATGAATCTTGGCAGAGAAGCAGGGGCAGGGATAGAAGAGCATATCCACTTTCACATAGTCCCCAGATGGAATGGAGATACAAACTTTATGCCTGTGATAGGGGAGGTCAGGGTTTTACCGGAACACCTTCAGGCTACCTACGATAAGCTTTACCCTTATTTTGAAAAACTAAAACTACCTTCTTAA